One Thermoleophilia bacterium DNA window includes the following coding sequences:
- the tkt gene encoding transketolase gives MADVFPESLAESFDLDTLAVNTIRTLAIDAVQRANSGHPGMPLGAAPMAHVLWTRHLKFDSTDPTWPDRDRFVLSGGHGSMLLYALLHLAGYGLRIEELEAFRQWGSRTPGHPEYGLTPGVETTTGPLGAGFATGVGMAIAEAFLAAYFNRPGYTLVDHFTYGIVTDGDLMEGVSAEAASLAGHLRLGKLIYLYDDNGITIEGCTSLTFTEDVTERFTAYGWQVLTVPDGNDLEAIDRAIAAAREETDRPSLIRVRTTIGYGSPNKAGTSECHGAPLGEDEVRRTKEALGWPANLTFAVPTRVKKFYESVAAQGMAKRQLWQETWAAYRRDFPELAAEWEAAWEGRLPAGWKDKLPQFDAGQKVATRSASGKVLNALAPLLPTLLGGSADLAPSNNTYLNGQGDFQADQRTGRNLRFGVREHAMGNILNGMALHGGLFVFGGTFFVFTDYMRPAIRLAAMSHLPVVYVLTHDSIGLGEDGPTHQPIEHLPALRAMPGLLVLRPSDANETVVAWEVALERRNGPTALVLTRQNLPVLDRTQLAPPENLRRGAYVLKDFGGRPPEVILIGTGSEVHIALAAAQQLDAKGVAVRVVSMPSWELFEAQEPAYRESVLPSKVKARVAVEAAATFGWCKYVGDEGVAVGIDHFGASAPAEVLYEKFGLTPERVAEEAWRLLTQRGSHEE, from the coding sequence ATGGCGGACGTGTTCCCCGAGAGTTTGGCCGAGAGCTTCGATCTAGACACCCTGGCGGTAAATACGATCCGGACTTTAGCGATTGACGCAGTGCAAAGAGCCAACTCCGGTCACCCGGGAATGCCGCTGGGTGCTGCGCCTATGGCGCATGTGCTTTGGACGCGCCACCTCAAGTTCGATTCAACCGACCCGACATGGCCAGACCGAGACCGATTTGTGTTAAGCGGGGGACACGGGTCCATGTTGCTCTACGCACTGCTCCACCTGGCGGGCTATGGGCTCCGTATCGAGGAATTAGAAGCTTTCCGGCAATGGGGCAGCCGCACGCCGGGTCATCCTGAGTACGGTCTTACCCCCGGTGTAGAAACCACAACGGGCCCACTGGGGGCCGGTTTTGCCACTGGCGTTGGAATGGCTATTGCCGAGGCCTTCTTGGCCGCGTACTTCAACCGTCCGGGATACACACTGGTGGACCATTTCACGTACGGAATTGTTACAGATGGCGATCTTATGGAAGGGGTGTCGGCGGAGGCGGCTTCGCTCGCAGGTCACCTGCGCTTGGGGAAGCTCATCTATCTTTACGACGATAACGGCATAACCATTGAGGGCTGCACTTCGCTCACCTTCACCGAGGACGTAACCGAGCGGTTTACTGCATATGGCTGGCAAGTTCTCACTGTTCCTGATGGGAATGACTTAGAGGCCATCGACCGGGCTATAGCGGCCGCTCGAGAGGAGACAGACCGGCCTAGCCTAATCAGGGTGAGGACCACGATTGGCTACGGGAGCCCAAATAAAGCGGGGACTTCGGAGTGTCACGGCGCTCCTCTGGGGGAGGACGAGGTAAGGAGAACCAAAGAGGCGCTAGGGTGGCCGGCCAATCTCACCTTCGCCGTGCCAACCAGAGTGAAGAAATTCTACGAAAGTGTAGCTGCCCAAGGGATGGCCAAGCGACAGCTTTGGCAGGAGACTTGGGCGGCCTACCGACGGGACTTTCCCGAGCTAGCGGCTGAGTGGGAGGCTGCCTGGGAGGGGCGCCTGCCAGCTGGCTGGAAAGATAAATTGCCCCAGTTTGATGCGGGACAGAAGGTAGCGACCCGGTCGGCATCGGGCAAGGTTCTAAATGCACTTGCGCCTCTCCTGCCCACCCTATTAGGAGGGTCGGCCGATCTTGCTCCGTCGAACAATACTTATTTAAACGGTCAGGGGGATTTCCAAGCCGACCAACGCACAGGGCGCAATCTACGCTTTGGGGTGCGGGAGCATGCGATGGGGAACATACTTAACGGCATGGCTCTCCACGGCGGTCTGTTTGTCTTTGGGGGCACTTTCTTTGTATTCACCGATTACATGAGACCGGCTATCCGCCTGGCGGCGATGTCTCATCTGCCCGTGGTCTATGTGCTCACCCATGACAGTATCGGTCTTGGGGAGGATGGCCCCACACACCAACCGATTGAACATCTGCCAGCCCTACGCGCGATGCCTGGGCTGCTGGTCTTACGTCCTAGTGACGCAAACGAGACTGTAGTGGCGTGGGAAGTGGCTTTAGAGCGTAGGAACGGGCCAACCGCGCTCGTCCTTACGCGGCAGAATCTGCCGGTTCTTGACAGAACCCAGCTGGCGCCGCCCGAGAATCTAAGGAGAGGAGCTTATGTGCTAAAGGACTTCGGGGGCCGGCCACCGGAGGTAATACTAATCGGCACGGGCTCAGAGGTGCACATTGCCTTGGCTGCAGCCCAGCAGCTGGATGCTAAAGGAGTCGCAGTTCGCGTGGTTTCCATGCCGAGTTGGGAGTTGTTTGAGGCTCAAGAGCCGGCCTACCGTGAGTCTGTTCTTCCGAGCAAAGTCAAAGCCCGGGTGGCGGTGGAAGCTGCAGCTACGTTTGGGTGGTGTAAGTACGTTGGGGACGAAGGCGTGGCTGTGGGAATCGATCATTTTGGGGCCTCGGCACCGGCCGAAGTTCTCTATGAGAAGTTTGGACTGACTCCTGAGCGGGTGGCCGAGGAAGCTTGGCGACTTCTCACTCAAAGGGGATCGCATGAAGAATAG
- a CDS encoding HAD-IB family hydrolase gives MPASSSASHGSGQKAAFFDLDGTLVTGQTTALLVKFLHGEGLLSLGFVVGTALWFLGYKLGILRLSEAAREKGARVFAGLSVEQVDAAASKFVDEWLLPRVDDKACAALSQHKAAGHHVAVISAALEPVVKVFCARLGVEDFACTLPEVRDGRYTGRFDGPVPSGEEKAKAAQAFLDRWGVRPEDAWAYADHETDIPLLKLVGHPVAVNPRPALLRVAKEKGWPVMM, from the coding sequence GTGCCCGCTTCGTCTTCCGCCAGTCACGGCTCTGGGCAGAAAGCTGCATTTTTTGACTTGGACGGCACCCTCGTGACTGGACAAACCACAGCTCTCTTGGTCAAGTTCCTTCATGGGGAGGGACTTCTTAGCTTAGGGTTCGTGGTGGGAACGGCCCTTTGGTTTCTCGGTTACAAGTTAGGGATTCTCAGGCTTAGCGAGGCGGCTAGGGAAAAGGGGGCGAGGGTCTTTGCCGGGCTCTCAGTCGAGCAGGTTGACGCAGCGGCAAGCAAGTTTGTAGATGAGTGGTTGCTTCCCCGCGTGGATGACAAGGCGTGTGCTGCGCTCAGCCAGCACAAGGCGGCCGGCCACCACGTAGCCGTTATCTCTGCTGCTCTTGAGCCGGTGGTAAAGGTATTCTGCGCTCGTTTGGGGGTGGAGGATTTTGCCTGCACGTTGCCCGAGGTGCGTGATGGTCGCTACACCGGCCGATTTGACGGCCCTGTGCCTTCAGGCGAGGAAAAAGCCAAGGCGGCTCAAGCGTTTCTTGATCGCTGGGGCGTACGTCCGGAGGACGCTTGGGCGTATGCCGACCACGAGACTGACATTCCTCTTCTCAAATTAGTTGGTCACCCGGTGGCGGTAAATCCGCGCCCCGCCTTGTTGCGAGTGGCGAAGGAAAAGGGCTGGCCGGTAATGATGTAA
- a CDS encoding RluA family pseudouridine synthase, whose translation MGELWVTVSERDAGLRLDAFLGRLPEIGSRSQAALLIASGAVTVNETRRPKSYLVTSGDRICVSLPDRVPLLQPASECGTVPIVYEDEWLLVADKPAGMPVHPSPGHSSGTLVHALLNHGVAGGEAFRPGIVHRLDKDTSGLIVAAKSPEIHRRLSTMIRHREIDRRYLALVHGQFAGHAGTIEAPIGRDPVRRKVMTVGGVAPREARTHFLVLERLGEFTLLEARLETGRTHQIRVHFLAIGHPVAGDPVYARRNPLGLERQFLHSHRLSFVHPVTGQSVELVSPLPADLVTVLDKLRAGMSSPR comes from the coding sequence ATGGGTGAGCTTTGGGTCACAGTGTCCGAAAGAGACGCTGGGCTTAGACTCGATGCGTTCTTGGGCCGCCTTCCCGAGATAGGGAGCCGCTCGCAGGCAGCCCTGCTGATAGCCTCGGGTGCAGTTACCGTGAACGAGACGCGGCGCCCCAAGAGCTATCTTGTTACCTCAGGCGACAGGATTTGCGTATCGCTGCCTGATAGGGTGCCCTTGCTCCAGCCAGCCTCAGAATGCGGAACAGTACCCATCGTCTATGAAGACGAGTGGCTTCTTGTGGCAGACAAGCCAGCGGGGATGCCTGTGCACCCTTCGCCCGGTCATTCCAGTGGCACGCTCGTGCATGCCTTGTTAAACCATGGAGTGGCGGGCGGGGAGGCCTTCCGTCCGGGAATTGTCCATCGGCTGGACAAGGATACCTCTGGCCTTATCGTGGCTGCGAAATCACCAGAAATTCACCGGCGGCTGTCGACAATGATTCGGCATCGAGAGATTGACCGGCGGTACCTGGCCTTGGTGCATGGACAATTTGCTGGACATGCAGGGACTATCGAGGCTCCCATTGGCCGCGATCCAGTGAGGCGAAAGGTAATGACCGTAGGAGGGGTTGCTCCTCGTGAGGCCCGGACACACTTTTTGGTTCTTGAACGGCTGGGGGAGTTCACTCTCTTGGAGGCCCGTCTGGAAACCGGCCGTACGCATCAGATTAGGGTGCATTTTCTGGCCATCGGCCATCCGGTGGCTGGCGACCCGGTGTACGCACGTCGCAACCCTCTGGGGCTGGAGCGGCAGTTTCTTCACAGCCATCGTCTGAGCTTTGTTCACCCTGTGACTGGACAGTCGGTCGAGCTTGTCTCACCCCTGCCGGCGGACCTTGTGACGGTTCTGGACAAACTGCGGGCAGGCATGAGCTCTCCCCGCTAG
- the lspA gene encoding signal peptidase II, whose product MAPTPQNLGALLRSAGLKWLLLIVSLAATLSLDLWTKRWAERELALGEMREILPFLYLERTRNSGMAFGLLGGKTAFIAGATIVAILIVCAYVFLEKRRVLAGVAGGAVLGGSLGNLVQRLSGDGHVTDFLKFPHWPNFNLADVFVDAGIAVIFLGIVVQFARSWRVGRKSQVNSDAEPHG is encoded by the coding sequence GTGGCACCAACTCCACAGAACCTCGGCGCCTTGCTTAGATCTGCCGGCCTCAAGTGGCTGCTGCTCATCGTGTCACTGGCGGCTACGCTAAGCCTAGATCTCTGGACCAAGCGCTGGGCGGAGCGAGAGCTGGCACTTGGGGAGATGCGGGAGATCCTGCCCTTTCTATATCTTGAAAGAACGCGTAATAGCGGCATGGCGTTCGGCCTCCTGGGGGGAAAAACGGCGTTCATAGCCGGAGCTACGATTGTGGCTATACTCATCGTGTGCGCGTATGTTTTTCTCGAAAAGCGTCGCGTGCTAGCGGGGGTCGCTGGGGGGGCGGTTTTGGGCGGGAGTCTTGGCAACCTGGTACAGCGTCTTTCCGGCGACGGTCATGTTACCGACTTTCTCAAGTTTCCACACTGGCCCAATTTCAACTTGGCAGATGTGTTTGTTGATGCGGGAATAGCCGTTATTTTCCTCGGCATTGTGGTTCAGTTTGCCCGCTCGTGGAGGGTAGGCCGCAAGTCGCAAGTTAACTCTGACGCGGAGCCTCATGGGTGA
- a CDS encoding TraR/DksA C4-type zinc finger protein, translated as MGIDLDMIRRRLQSERDRLVQELADLDADLAKALDSYSDEGPYDQHMAEMATATLDREIDLTLQGNARATLARIRRALEKLEEGTYGLCDKCGEPIPEERLEAVPFATLCLRCKRLEERTR; from the coding sequence GTGGGTATCGACCTTGATATGATTCGGCGGCGCCTGCAGAGCGAGCGGGATCGTCTTGTGCAAGAACTGGCGGACTTAGATGCCGACCTGGCCAAGGCTCTTGACAGCTACTCCGACGAAGGTCCGTACGATCAGCATATGGCAGAGATGGCCACGGCGACGCTCGACCGGGAGATTGACCTTACACTTCAAGGAAATGCGCGAGCAACTCTTGCCCGCATCCGGCGCGCCCTGGAGAAGCTTGAAGAGGGTACCTATGGTTTGTGCGACAAGTGTGGAGAACCAATTCCCGAAGAGCGTCTTGAGGCGGTGCCTTTCGCTACTCTTTGCCTGAGGTGTAAGCGCCTGGAGGAGCGAACCCGATGA